One Burkholderia gladioli genomic window, ATTTCACGCGGATCGCGGCCTCCAGCCCCGAGATGTGGCGCGATGTCTGTGTCGCCAACCGCAGCGCGCTGCTCGACGAGCTCGACGCCTACACGCGCGTGCTGGCACGCCTGCGCGAGGCGATCGAGGCCGGCGACGGCGCGGCGCTCGAGGCAGTGTTCGTCCGTTCGCGCGCGGCGCGCACGGCATGGCAGGAGCGCGGCGGCAAGCCCGCCTCCGGCCCGGTTCAGTCTTAACAGGATCATTATGGAATTCCTCGATCTCGGTCCGTATTCCCAGGCTTCGGGCACGGTGCGCCTGCCCGGCTCGAAGAGCATCTCGAACCGCGTGCTGCTGCTGGCCGCGTTGTCCGAGGGGGTGACGACGATCACCAACCTGCTCGACTCCGACGACACGCGCGTGATGCTGGCCGCGCTGGCCGCGTTGGGCGTGACGCTGTCGCGCGACGGCGACACCTGCGTGGTGACCGGCGCGGGCGGCGCGTTCCCCGCCAAGACGGCCGACCTGTTCCTCGGCAATGCCGGCACCGCGGTGCGCCCGCTGACGGCCGCGCTGGCCGTGAACGGCGGCGATTACCGCGTGCATGGCGTGCCGCGCATGCACGAGCGGCCGATCGGCGATCTGGTCGACGGGTTGCGCCAGATCGGCGCCGCGATCGACTACGAGCAGAACGAAGGTTTCCCGCCGCTGCGGATCCGCCCGGCCGCGATCGCGATCGACGGCCCGATCCGGGTGCGCGGCGATGTCTCCAGCCAGTTCCTGACCGCGCTGCTGATGGCGCTGCCGCTGGTCGGCCAGCCGGGCGGCGCGAGCGTGCTGGAGGTGGAGGGCGAGCTGATCTCCAAGCCCTATATCGAGATCACCATCAAGCTGATGGCGCGCTTCGGCGTGCAGGTCGAGCGCGACGGCTGGCAGCGCTTCACGGTGCCGTCCACGCGCTACCGTTCGCCGGGCTCGATCATGGTGGAGGGCGATGCCTCCTCGGCTTCCTACTTCCTGGCGGCCGGCGCGCTCGGCGGCGGCCCGCTGCGGGTCGAGGGCGTCGGCCGCGCCAGCATCCAGGGCGACGTCGGTTTCGCCTCGGCGCTGATGCGCATGGGCGCGAACGTCTCGATGGCGACGACTGGATCGAGGTGCGCGGGATCGGCCACGATCACGGCAAGCTCGAGCCGATCGACATGGACTTCAATCTGATCCCCGACGCGGCGATGACGATCGCGGTCGCCGCGCTGTTCGCCGACGGCACCAGCACGCTGCGCAACATCGCCAGCTGGCGCGTCAAGGAAACCGACCGGATCGCCGCGATGGCGACCGAGCTGCGCAAGGTCGGTGCGACCGTGGAGGAGGGCACCGACTACCTGGTGGTGACGCCGCCCGCGCAACTGCTGCCGAACGCGGCGATCGACACCTACGACGACCACCGCATGGCGATGTGCTTCTCGCTGGTCAGCCTAGGCGGCGTGCCGGTGCGCATCAACGACCCGAAGTGCGTGGCCAAGACCTTCCCCGACTATTTCGACCGTTTCACCGCGCTCGCCGGGCGCTGAGCCGTTTGTCCAGATGAAATCGACCCGACCATTCCATCCGACCCCCGTCATCACGATCGACGGCCCGACCGCCTCCGGCAAGGGCACCGTCGCCGCGCTGGTGGCGGCCCACCTCGGTTTCCACCTGCTCGACAGTGGCGCGTTGTACCGGCTCGCTGCGCTCGCGAGCCAGCGCTACGGGATCGAGCCCGACGACGAGGCGGGGCTGGCGAAGCTGGTCGACGACCTGCACATCACCTTCCGCGAGGGCTGCGCGCAGCTCGACGGGGTCGATGTTTCCGACCAGATCCGCGCCGAGGCGGTCGGCAACCGCGCCTCGGCGATCGCCGTGCACGGCGGCGTGCGAGCCGCGCTGGTGGCGCGCCAGCGGGCATTCCGCAAGACTCCGGGGCTGGTCGCGGACGGCCGCGACATGGGCACCGTGATCTTCCCCGACGCCGGCCTCAAGGTGTTCCTGACGGCGAGTGTCGAGGCCCGCGCGGCGCGCCGGTATAAGCAATTGATGCAAAAAGGTTTTTCTGCTAATATTGACAACTTGCTCCAGGATTTGCGTGAGCGGGACGCGCGGGACAGCAATCGCGCGGCCTCGCCGCTCAAGCCCGCGGAGGATGCGAAGCTGCTCGATACCTCGGGCCTGACGATCGAACAAGCGGTCGAGCAGGTTCTGGCCTGGTACCGGGAAGCCTCGGGCCAGCCGGCCTGAACCTGGCGGTGGCGCAACGAATCAGGCAGTACCCGCAGCATGCAGTGGCAGTAGGTGCTTCAGGCGTCCGGCGCGGGCCGGTTCCCGAAGCGTGTTTCAACCCTTAACCCCGTGTGGCGATCGCACCGCCAGCCAGGCCAGGTGGCCCAGGCAAGAGAGACGGCGCGGCACCATGCACAATCCGATTTTTATGTCCGACCTGCAAACCTCCACCCCGAATACCGAATCCTTTGCGGCCCTGTTCGAAGAGTCGCTGACCCGTCAAGACATGCGCGCCGGCGAAGTGATCTCCGCCGAAGTCGTGCGTGTCGACCACAACTTCGTGGTCGTCAACGCGGGTCTCAAGTCCGAGGCCTACATTCCCATCGAGGAATTCCTGAACGATCAGGGCGAGGTTGAGGTCCAGTCGGGCGATTTCGTTTCCGTCGCGATCGACGCGCTGGAAAACGGCTATGGCGACACGATCCTGTCGCGCGACAAGGCGAAGCGCCTGGCTTCGTGGCTGTCGCTGGAAAAGGCACTCGACAACAACGAACTCGTCACCGGCACCATCACGGGCAAGGTGAAGGGCGGCATGACCGTGATGGTCAACGGCATCCGTGCCTTCCTGCCGGGTTCGCTGGTCGATACGCGTCCGGTCAAGGACACCACGCCGTACGAAGGCAAGACGCTCGAGTTCCGCGTCATCAAGCTCGATCGCAAGCGCAACAACGTGGTGCTGTCGCGCCGCGCCGTCATCGAAGCCACCCAGGGTGAAGAGCGCGCCAAGCTGCTCGAGACGCTGAAGGAAGGCGCGATCGTCAACGGCGTGGTCAAGAACATCACCGACTACGGCGCGTTCGTCGACCTCGGCGGCATCGACGGCCTGCTGCACATCACCGACATCGCATGGCGTCGCGTGCGTCACCCGAGCGAAGTCCTCTCGGTTGGCCAGGAAGTCACCGCCAAGATCCTCAAGTTCGACCAGGAAAAGAACCGCGTCTCGCTGGGCATCAAGCAGCTGGGCGACGATCCGTGGGAAGGCATCTCGCGCCGTTACCCGTCGGGCACGCGCCTGTTCGGCAAGGTCACCAACATCACCGACTACGGCGCATTCGTCGAAGTGGAATCGGGCATCGAAGGCCTGGTTCACGTGTCGGAAATGGACTGGACCAACAAGAACGTCGCACCCTCGAAGGTTGTCCAGCTGGGCGACGAAGTCGAAGTCATGGTCCTCGAGATCGACGAAGACCGTCGTCGTATCAGCCTCGGCATGAAGCAGTGCAAGCCGAACCCGTGGGATGACTTCAGCCGCAACTTCAAGAAGGGCGACAAGATCACCGGCGCCATCAAGTCGATCACCGACTTCGGCGTGTTCATCGGTCTGCCTGGCGGCATCGATGGCCTGGTCCACCTGTCGGACCTGTCGTGGAGCGAGTCGGGCGAGGAAGCCGTTCGCAAGTACAAGAAGGGCGACGAAGTCGAAGCCATCGTGCTGGGCATCGATGTCGAGAAGGAACGCATCTCGCTGGGCATCAAGCAGCTCGAAGGCGATCCGTTCAGCAACTACGTCGCGATGAACGACAAGGGCTCGATCGTCGACGGCGTCGTGAAGACGGTCGACGCGAAGGGTGCCGTCGTCACGCTGACGGGCGACGTCGAAGGCTACCTGCGCGCATCGGAAATCTCGCAGGATCGCGTCGAAGACGCACGCAACGTGCTGAAGGAAGGCGACAAGGTCAACGCGATGGTGATCAACATCGATCGCAAGTCGCGCGGTATCAACCTGTCGATCAAGGCCAAGGATTCGGCTGAGCAGCAAGAAGCCATCCGCGGTCTGCAATCCGACAGCAGCTCGGCTGCCACCGGCACGACGAACCTCGGCGCTCTGCTGAAGGCAAAGCTCGACGGCCAGAACCAGTAAGCCTCGCGAGGTCTGCTGAAGTATGACCAAATCCGAGTTGGTCGCCCAGTTGGCAACGCGATTTCCGCAACTTGTCCTCAAGGATGCGGATTTCGCGGTGAAAACGATGCTCGATGCGATGTCGGACGCTTTGTCCAAAGGGCATCGCATCGAAATTCGCGGCTTCGGCAGCTTCGGTCTCAACCGCCGTCCGGCCCGCGTGGGCCGCAACCCGAAGTCGGGCGAGAAGGTGCAGGTACCCGAGAAGTACGTACCGCATTTCAAGCCCGGCAAGGAGTTGCGCGAACGTGTCGATGGCCGCGCCGGCGAACCGTTGAAGAACGACAGCGACGACGACGAGTGATCGTCTCGTTGCCCGAAGCCCTGCCAACCGGCATGGCTGTGAAAAGCGCCCCTAGCGGGCGCTTTTTTTATGCCTGCCGCCGCCTGCGCGGATCGGATGCGCGGTTGGCGAAACGCTTCCATTACAATACGGGCACTTCAGGCGCGGCGCAGCGAGAGCACGCACGCGCAACAAGTTGACAGGAGGGCTCCATGAAATTCGTCGTCTGGCTGATCCGTGTGCTGGTGTTCGTGCTGCTGCTGGTGCTGG contains:
- the cmk gene encoding (d)CMP kinase, which codes for MKSTRPFHPTPVITIDGPTASGKGTVAALVAAHLGFHLLDSGALYRLAALASQRYGIEPDDEAGLAKLVDDLHITFREGCAQLDGVDVSDQIRAEAVGNRASAIAVHGGVRAALVARQRAFRKTPGLVADGRDMGTVIFPDAGLKVFLTASVEARAARRYKQLMQKGFSANIDNLLQDLRERDARDSNRAASPLKPAEDAKLLDTSGLTIEQAVEQVLAWYREASGQPA
- a CDS encoding integration host factor subunit beta; the protein is MTKSELVAQLATRFPQLVLKDADFAVKTMLDAMSDALSKGHRIEIRGFGSFGLNRRPARVGRNPKSGEKVQVPEKYVPHFKPGKELRERVDGRAGEPLKNDSDDDE
- the rpsA gene encoding 30S ribosomal protein S1: MHNPIFMSDLQTSTPNTESFAALFEESLTRQDMRAGEVISAEVVRVDHNFVVVNAGLKSEAYIPIEEFLNDQGEVEVQSGDFVSVAIDALENGYGDTILSRDKAKRLASWLSLEKALDNNELVTGTITGKVKGGMTVMVNGIRAFLPGSLVDTRPVKDTTPYEGKTLEFRVIKLDRKRNNVVLSRRAVIEATQGEERAKLLETLKEGAIVNGVVKNITDYGAFVDLGGIDGLLHITDIAWRRVRHPSEVLSVGQEVTAKILKFDQEKNRVSLGIKQLGDDPWEGISRRYPSGTRLFGKVTNITDYGAFVEVESGIEGLVHVSEMDWTNKNVAPSKVVQLGDEVEVMVLEIDEDRRRISLGMKQCKPNPWDDFSRNFKKGDKITGAIKSITDFGVFIGLPGGIDGLVHLSDLSWSESGEEAVRKYKKGDEVEAIVLGIDVEKERISLGIKQLEGDPFSNYVAMNDKGSIVDGVVKTVDAKGAVVTLTGDVEGYLRASEISQDRVEDARNVLKEGDKVNAMVINIDRKSRGINLSIKAKDSAEQQEAIRGLQSDSSSAATGTTNLGALLKAKLDGQNQ